TAATCCTGCTATGGTGGTGAGAGTCCATGACTAGATAAAGATTAACTATCAGTTCAATCAGGATAATTTGTTGGGAAATACATTATAGAAAAGCTGGAGTCATACCAGTGCACTCTCTGCTGAAGCTTCTTCCCACTGTAACATTTTGGCAGCTTTCTCCACTTGTGCCTGTTCAACAGCAACTTCACGCTCTGTCTGATCCAGGACCTGGTACAGACCAAGGACTTCCTGAAACCATGACAGAAGAGGCATCAGCTCAGTGAGACAATTCTTCGACTTTAACAATACAGGAGCCACAGTTTTCCAGTTTCCATTGCAGATTGaaagcatttaatttaattcattagCATTTTCCAGTTTCCTAGAGAAGGGAGAGCATGTCTATATTAGattgaacaaatgaacaaataaatgaataaatacaactctataaattaaataatgattgAAACAAATTCGGCAATTATTGAAGAAATGATTGAAGCTCAATTCATTAGTGTGAATTCttattttaaacctttttttggctgaattattttattttatttttgtttaactATACACTTTTCACACACTACCTTTCCTTTTCTGCCTGCTGGTGGTTTCTCTTTAGCTAGTCTGCACTAAACCCGTTGCTAAAACCCCCTCATGCTGGCTGCAGCAACTCTGTCACAACACTGCAGAAAAAATTTGAGCAAACCAGCTCATGCTAGTTACTGATGCTGAGTATCTGTTAGGTGGGGTGAGGAAGCATAAGCAGCCTTGTTAATCTGAATAAACATAGGGAATGTTTGTGTGCTTATGAATgcttttttagattttatatttagtggagatttattcatttctatttctattaaCTATTTCATACATTGTTATTTCTCACACTGTTGATTCCGTACACAACTTATTATTAAACTGAGCCAAATGTTGTGTGAATGTTGAGTCCTGAAGTGTCAActaatctgtctgtctgtctgactttaAGTGGAGGCCCTGCAATAGGCCTTGCAAGAGGTCAAGATGCCATTAAGTGTGGTGTTTCACATTATCAATAAACCAAGTGTTTCCTCCATTCttattgctttttctttcattattttgaatgttctctttctttcagtctCCCTCAGGCCAGCTGGTCAAAAGATGGTTTCTCAACCTGAGTCTGGTTTTGTTCAAGCTCTCTACCTCTTAAGGTGTGGACTTGCTGGGAATGTTTGAGTCTGTAGATAAAAGGCGAAGGTCCAGACCTGCCCATGCTTGAGTGTTGCCTTTCTTATCTTATAGCTTACTTTTTCTTAAgtgaagcaaaaacaacatttcttaATATTTCTGCCAGAGAAAATAAAGGTTGTTTCTtccataactttttttttttttttttttgtcttgtaaGTAAATGGCCAATGAAATTTTAAGCCCAGTAAAAACTACTTCCTACTTTCATATTGAGGTGGACAGTGTGTAAAAAGCGTAGCTCACCTGCTGCACTTTGTCACAAATGTGGTGATAGGCCACCTGGATTTTCTGTCCCTCTAtgatcttcatcttcatcttctcttgGTTGTTCTCAAGCTGCCGTATATGctgacatgaaaaacaaagctgtcaaAGCTCCACTCTGCAATCAGTAATGTTAATAGTAGGACGCCAGTGAAACGAGGCCacagattaaaatgtaaatgaaccCATTAGCTACTGTCAGCTGATAGTGAGAGTGTTGAAGTTTTCAGGTCTCTGCCGTGATGTAAACATCTCTGTTGAGATTTGCCACCAGAGATGACCAACCTGTGACTCAAACCTGTCCACCTGAGTTCGGAGGTGTGGAGGTGCTCACAGCCATGTTGGTTAGGCAGTCACGGAGTGTGAGTGCAGTATGTTCATGGAATAGAGCACATGGCTGTGTGAGTCACAGGTGCcacaatattttgtgtgttttgtcatgtttttagtttgttatgctgaagaagaaaatcacTTAAGTATTACAGTGCCATAACCATGTGTATGGGGGGTTGGGCACACTTGCCTGcctcattgtgttttcattgttgtaAGCTGGCTCGTCGGTTATTGCTTCCATCGACTCCTGCAGCTTCTCGAACTTCACCTCCTTTTCCTTCACAGCCAGTGTTagtctgttgtgtttattgATCAGCACATATCTCCACTGCTGCTCTCGCTCCACTTTTTTCTGAGTAAAAgcaggagaacacaaacaaaaagggagAATTTAATTATGCTTCCACACTCAGAGAAAGATACTGGCCATCTTTAACCTTTTTTACTGATACGTAGTCAGAGTGCAGTTGGTGGGTAAACGtgtgaaaatggaaataaacaaaagtgaaaacagacaaacaaacaaaccaaaaaacagcaACCATCCATTTACCATTTTTACCTGATGTCCAAGCTTGGATAACGGCCTTTGTCTTGTCGTAGTTTTGTCATTACTATCCAAGAGCTGTTTAGCTGGACTGTCTTGTGTTTGGAGTTGTTTCTCTGGAAATGGAAATGGTCATTAATTGAGCCGTTTAGAGAGTTAATGAGGAGATTGACATCCTGTCTGCCCTTGTGGATGATTTAATTAAgcatattattttattttttaacagcaAGCAGAGTCTAGTTTCATTCTTTAACATTGCAATGCattttttcccttcactttCGATTTCTGACATTAAAGCGGATTAGCTGCTTACAGTATAGCACAGGTCCATTGCTGTGGTGGAGATGCGCTACAGTAGGTTAGCCAGCTAGCTGCGTTCACCCTAACCTTTATTTCATAATGAAGccttaaagacaaaaacaagctgttgttGTTCATCAATTAATGCTGGTTTTGGAATACCTGAGGTATGGCTCAGACGCAGAGCTGGGGCCATTAAATCTCTCATCTTTGAAGAATTCACCTCCATCAATCTGCTCCAAATAACCGGCTGTCACTCACTTCAGTGACTAAATCCTTTCCTGAGATGTTCCCAGTATTATTTTCAAATGGTTCAGTTTGAATTCACTGCTTACCTTCTTtccttggttactgttgctgcGGCAACAATAGCCTGCAACCAtctatttttctatttgatgatgatgtctaAAGACCACTTAATTTTGAACTTTCTTTGTAAAGAATATGTATCAGCATATCATTGTACACAAGTCAAGCACAATAGTCATTggattatatttcattttagtttcattATCTCTTGTTTATAATATAGTCTACAACTTGCATAACAGGCAACATTAGTTTCTGTGAGATCTATGTAATCTAAcctttttgcattttaagttttaatattataattttgaatgtagataatagataataataGGCCCTgtgactggcgacctgtccagggcgtaccccgccctcacccattgagagctgggattggctccaaatGTGTTTGTAGATTTGCACGGCCGCTTCTGGGGTTTTGAGTACCTCCCTCATCTGGTCTGCCTTCATATTTCATAGTATTAGCTTGGCCTGTTGgtagcattttgttttgtttgttgatcGTGATTGATGTTATAGGATATATAATACAATCTCATTGTAGACTTCAAACAGATATTAGTATTATGATGTGTATCTAGCTATCTATTTACACAGATTGATAGATGGGTAATGATTGGCAACATTTTAcagaatttgtttattttataatacAATGCAGTTGCATCACATCTACAACAGCAGCACCTTGATGCTAGAGCAATCTACCATGGTTGATGAAGACCACACAATTATACTCTTGATGATGTGTTAACATTTGATCAAAAGAGTTAATTAAATCTGAGTGTCAACAAAAGAGAATGAGAACAGAAACACCCAGATGAAGTGATGCTGTACTTATCCAAAAATAAAGTAGCTCTCCATTATAAATGTGGTTATTACAACAATCAGTTCTACATGTGATTGAGAAGAACAAAGGAGCAGAATCATTTGTTGACAGTCATTTATGTCAGCCTCTTATTTTGTAGCATCAAGGATATTTGGAATCGCTAACAATTATTATTTCacttaaaaaatttaattaacaGCACAATGGCTGCAAATGCATAATTGTTATATTAAAGTGAAATACTgtatcaattaaaaataataataataatacattggATTCTGCATATCACCATTAATTTTCATGGTTTCACGTGGTAactataaaaacaacaaaagaggtTTACAAAGTTTTTGTCCTCAACATACTCTCAGGaatttgtgaatgtgtgaatcAATCAATTCAAAACAAGATCAAGTTCATAATTTGGTTattgccatcttgttttttattactgagctaataaaccGAGGTTGAAGTACAACCATTTCCCATCGATTTCAATTcattctgacttctttttacttAGTTCCCCATGATGGTCATTACATAGACGGAaggtttaaagctcttcagctttggcttcactttccAAAGAGAGTCTACATCCACTTTTAGAAACAATCTGTGTTGGAAGTGCGTTTGACTTGATTTAACACAATTTAACAGGCTTTCCTAAAATCTGGTGGGCAGATGCAAACAAAGAACAAGTTCTTTACTGCGTGAATCATGTGTGGCTTTAAATCAGCATGCGTACTAATTTACTATGCCGAGTAAAAGATGAACTGCTTATTTGCCTCCTATGCGACTGATAAAAgtgaaagcacaaaatgaaaaaaatttaaacaaacaacGAAAATCATTTCAACTcaaaaaatgaatgtaaaatgatatcagactgatatttttggattttggatAGCTGGATTTGACTGAATTTAATATGCTTAAACTTCTTTTGCTCCAATACTCCAGGAGTGGTGTCAAAAGTGTTAATCCTCCTGTGGTAAATCTGCTGTCGGGGCTCTTCAGATCTTGCAAGGAGGAGTCTTACAAAATCATGTCATACTTCTGCTATCATCTTTTCCATATCACATCAAATggtctgttgttttttatgaCATTACCAATACTAATAAAATGCTGCCATCCTCCACTCATTCTTGGTTGACAAgctaacattttttttgctaGTGGCACTGATGACTGAGTTTGGCAGCAACTTTGGGTTGTAATAACAAATGGATAACAGATGAAGGGTTGATATAAGTAAAGTCACTGTATGCTGCAGATTCAGTTTCACTGGTAACCCAGTCCATGTTTACTAAAGTGGCAAAAGACAGGGAtggtgaaacacagacagacaaactgtaaagaaagaaaaatatggtTTCATGTTttgcaaagagacagaaataaagaaaacactgcGCGCAATCTTCTGGATTTAAATGAGAGGTTAACAAGCTAGCTGCAGTTTATAGAATGCATTTAGCCATCGTACACACATATGATCTCAAAGTTGCTCTTATTCATAAATGCATATTAAAGATGGCtacattttttatgtgtgaTGTTAACGGGCTCCCTCACGCTGATAAACCCACTGcacaaaatagaaaacacaGTTGTAGGGTAATATAATAATACACCAGACAGTTAGTATAGTAGCATGTAGCTGGTTCGTGTTGATGCACAGAACTTGTAGCTTCTAATATGGCAGCCTCTATTCAGCACTAACTCTAAGAGCATTAGTCTGCAGTTACATAACTCTCTGGCATTTTAAATGGCAAAGCATCTGTCACTATGGCTGCAGCTCAACACTTTCAGTCAGAACAGGTCTAGTGCATATCACGAACCATGTTGCAAGATGTGAAATATGACCGAACCAAGGTTCAGGTTATGTTTAAACGAAGGTAAATGAGAAGGCTTATACCGTACCTGTATGATAAACATCGTGACAACGCCTGCGCCTGTGCTGACATAGTTTCTAGCAAACCAGTTCCTCAGTTTAAGCAGACAGCCCTGAAAGACAAAATTTGCACCATTATCTTTTATTCATGAAGAATACTGACTGAGCACATCAACAAGGATCCTGATTCATCACAAAACagtataaataatatttactgGTTGATTTCAATGATGACTCTTAATAGAAATGTCACTGTAAAAAGATGTTCTTAGACTTTTGACTGgattaaaaattacaaataaaaaaacagaggaggcttGATGAGATAATAAATTTAGAAGGAGTatgatgataaaaacaaatcagtatCAGCTCTTTGATCCATGCCTTCCACCCAAAATGCTGCCAGAAGGATTTTGACTGGTACTAAGAAACATGAGCACATCAAGCCAGTCTCAGCATGACTTCCTAAGCAGCTCACAATTAAATGTAAGACATTCCTGATCACTGTTAGCGCTCTAGGTCAGTACAgcggcataatggttagcactgttgctttACAGCAAGAACATTGTTTCTTCCCACTGGTCAGAGTCCCACATGTCTCTACGTTAACAGGTGACTCTACAATTGCCCGTATGTGTGAGTACTTTAcctcatctctttctgtctgtatgcattggtcctgtgatggactggtgacctgtccagggtgaaccctgccctcgcccagaacACtgggtgggattggctccagccagcataaaatgagtgagtgtgagtggccTCTCAACCTCTTTATTTGTCAGATCCTATAGCTTGATGCAGAAAGCATCCCTATCAATGATTCTCTAACAGATGCACAGGTGTCCGTGAAGGCCCAGTCCACAACTGTCCTCCTCACAGCTTCTCCGCAGAAGACAGAATTAAAGGTAAAGAATCATATGCTGGTAACAGATTGCCATTGTAAAAAAGGTGATAAACTAGTGACCTCTTCCCAGTTGGTATGGATGAAGGGACAGGGGTCATTGATGCAACAGGAGATCGGGACGTTTCCCTTCCAGTCAGCCTCACCATGAACTCCACAGCACTGGAACTAGTACAAAAAGCAAACCAACAATGAAATGGACACAAATAAAGGGCATgaggtgacaaaaaaaacagcagggaTACATATTGAAGATTTCATGGAAATAGAGGAAATGGCAATAACAAACAACATTTAAGGGATCATCGAATTATTTACCAGGTGCTGGACGGCATCAAAGTCATCTCTGATGGTCTTGTTGCCTTCTGGACTGGATTGTCTGTAAATCTCTAAACTGTGCATCAGGTCCCTCTCAAAGTATGTGTCAATCTGCACAATATCATGAACATTGCATTATGAACAAACCATACTGCCTTCTGGCCACATTAGACAATGACCTCTGCTTCGACAGCAGTCTGTGCTAACAGACGCAGCAGAGAGTGTATTAGACACAACATTCACCAACATTCAGCCAAATCTACTGTGTTCATGTAAAGTAATACGCCTGTGGAATTTCTTGTTCATACAACAATACAGGATACTACAGCAATATACTGTATGAGTGTAGTATTTTAAGTTTAATATCTTTGAACTATACAAAGACATAATTAAATTTAGTAATCTCCTAGTATATTGGTAATTTTTCACTCCTCAAAATTGAAAAGATAAACAGTTGTTCTTTTACATATGATGGTACATGTCTGGTTCAcatacagtttgttttcagaatttCGCTGCTACATTTGTCTTTTCAACAGTGAGGAGTCGTTTTAGTCATCTGTAGGCCAGCAGCCACACAGTACAGCCATGTCACAAACATGAGGGATTATTTACTGTAAACTAAGCTTTTTGATATCAAAGAGCTTACAGGCACAGTGTGAATCAGAGctaccttttctttttgtgtaggCTAAAGCAGAAGGGGTGCACTTAGGTGGCACTCATCGAGtcttgaattgaattgaaagcaGTGCTTTAGAATATTTtgccacattcacacattcatacacagcGCTCAGGGGCAATGTGGGGTTCAATGACTTTCCCAAAGATACTTGGAGGAGCCAGGGATAATTGACCTCCACCCCTGAGCCACAGCCTCCATATTAACCTGCATACCTTTCTGCTGTAGACTAGGAACACGCAGGCCATGGCCAGCTCCACCAGCATCAGAATAAACAGCAGCACGAAAAACTGAAAGCATTCAAACATAAGTCAGTGCATATGAGTTTATAATCCGTACCTTAGCTTGGGCAAATTCAAAATTTCCAGTTGTGTTTCCCTGAATATAAGTTCATAAGTGTCCACTCCAGTTTTCCTTATATTATAAACACTGTGGCTCAGACTCACAGTCATGAGCATGCAGCGGTTCTCCTTCAGGCCTCCCAACACTCCCAGAAAGCACACACAGGTAACAATGGTGCCAGTGACAACCAAAGTGTTGGCGGGGTAGATGGGCCAGAAGCTGGTTACAAGGGAGGCATACTTGGAGTGCATCATCTGGAATTCCCCAAAGGCCACCACAAATGCACCACACAGCTCCAGTAAAGACGAGAGACGGAAGACAGTGTCAAAATACGTGGCTAAGCAATATCCACAATAATGCTAATAAAATACAGactgattcaaagaaaacaacattagAAAACCAAAACTGGAATCAAGCTTTGCCTGTACTATTAAAGCAGTTTCAAACTACCAGCTTGGCTGAGTGTGACTTGTCTTAAAGGCAAGCATATTTAAACAACAGCTCTCCTGTGATCACATAACTGATTTAACCCTCAATCTGAATTACAGATAAATGCAAGACATCTGAAGGTTCTTTAAATACAGGCCCTGATTCTTGATGACATTCTCATCCTCAAAGAGAACTTTATCTAATCTGTCCATGTCATACAGTAACAAAGGTTACATTTTCACATCAGCCCAGTGTTTGGATTAGCGATGCTGTAGTTTATTTTAGACACCTACCCAGCAGAGGAAGTTGAGATATATCATCAAAGTCTTTAAGCAGTTCACACAGGAGCGATTCATCCTTCCTGATAATCCTCCACTTTGAGATCAGGCAAGCCAGAAACACAGTCAGTCTAGAAAATCTCCTTAAATGAGTTTGTGAAGAACAAGTCTTTTGGTGGCGTAGTGTTTACAGGACACCTCTGTTTGATATGACAACACAAAGCCATGAGGCACAATGGGCATTTGTGACCTATTCGGACTCCAGTTAA
The nucleotide sequence above comes from Echeneis naucrates chromosome 9, fEcheNa1.1, whole genome shotgun sequence. Encoded proteins:
- the LOC115049412 gene encoding leukocyte surface antigen CD53-like isoform X1, with protein sequence MNRSCVNCLKTLMIYLNFLCWLCGAFVVAFGEFQMMHSKYASLVTSFWPIYPANTLVVTGTIVTCVCFLGVLGGLKENRCMLMTFFVLLFILMLVELAMACVFLVYSRKIDTYFERDLMHSLEIYRQSSPEGNKTIRDDFDAVQHLFQCCGVHGEADWKGNVPISCCINDPCPFIHTNWEEGCLLKLRNWFARNYVSTGAGVVTMFIIQRNNSKHKTVQLNSSWIVMTKLRQDKGRYPSLDIR
- the LOC115049412 gene encoding leukocyte surface antigen CD53-like isoform X2, whose protein sequence is MNRSCVNCLKTLMIYLNFLCWLCGAFVVAFGEFQMMHSKYASLVTSFWPIYPANTLVVTGTIVTCVCFLGVLGGLKENRCMLMTFFVLLFILMLVELAMACVFLVYSRKIDTYFERDLMHSLEIYRQSSPEGNKTIRDDFDAVQHLFQCCGVHGEADWKGNVPISCCINDPCPFIHTNWEEGCLLKLRNWFARNYVSTGAGVVTMFIIQFVCLCFTIPVFCHFSKHGLGYQ